Within Cucumis melo cultivar AY chromosome 4, USDA_Cmelo_AY_1.0, whole genome shotgun sequence, the genomic segment TGCTGATTGGCTTTGTGTGAGTTATGTTGCCTTGGATTTTATGAAACGAAACTATTGTCACTAGATAGAAGATTATGTCAATTTTCTGAACAATTATTTATGAATTATATCTAATTCACCATTTCATAGACAATATCGAAGGACACAATCGCACAACTCATAAAGCAGATCTTGTTCTACTAAGGTTGTATAGATGATACATGTTTCAGAACCCGCCTTGGCTTGTGGAGTTCTTTTGTCATAATGGAGGTTTATTTCTCTTGTAGAAATTTTGGTGTACCATAAGAAATGGCATGCGGATGTTTTACATTATATGATATGCAACATTATAAAAATTCCTTTTTACAGTTTCTTACATCTTCAACTTCTAATTTTAACTACTGTCTTGTTTGTTAATCTGAATACTTGGATTTTATTTTCTGTGCTGAAGTCACTAGTATTCTATTGCAGAATGCACAATTCTTTGAGCCCAATTCTGCTCTATGTAAAGTCTACACCAAAGATGCTTCTTATATTGTGAGGTTGAATCTTTTTGCTTTTCATTCACCTATTTCTGATAACAACATATGTCCATCAGCTTCTCTTCAATTGCAAGTGCAACTCAGATTTTTTATGCTATTGTTAGGTGTTCTGTTAAAGGTTCTCTATTGGAAGTAAATGATCGATTAATAAAGCAGCCAGAGTTGCTCAACACTGTGGTGAGTCCAACCTTTTAATTCAGTGGCCGTTTGCGGGTTGATATATTGATTGCTTTTACTGTAGTGAAAGTGTGGTTGTTCTACATTCCTATGAGCATGCTACATTACTAATATTTGTTTTAAAGATTTTTAAAAACTACATATGGAAGATAATTCTGATGTAGTAATAGATTGCCTGAATGAAATTTTACTAATGTCACTTGTCTATAATGTGTGCATAGATCAGTTCAGTTGTTAGGCTTTTCCTTTTTATTGCACTAACACAGGCACAAAAAGCAATTACTATTGACATTTCTAACTAATGCTCAAATGGCAAGTTCCCCAAGAACTTTTGGAGGGAGATTGATGTTCTATTTGCTGTTTTCACGATGAGTATAttatatgaaaatgaaattatatcAATGCAAATTAGAAGGGGAAAAAAAGCATATCCTTTCTTTGTAACCTCATGCTATAACAACAAGATTGAGTCAATCATCATTAGTGTTCATTTTCAATTCACATACTTCAAATgggaaaatataaaaacaagATTCTGACTTGACTATTTATATTATTACAGCCTCACAGAGAAGGGTACATTGCTATTGTTATGCCAAAAGCAGCAGACTGGTTGAAAGTCAAGGAGTCATTGCTGAGCCTTGAAGAATACAAAAGATTGAGAGAGCTCAACTAAATCATTCTTCCGCTGACAGAAACCAAGTAATTTTTAGATTTCTTCCATTGATGCTTCCTCAATCTGTTTTTTAACCTGCCAGGTTTATCTCGCAGCATAGTTTAACCGAATGCCTGAGTGATAATAATTCACTTAGTTCTTGTAAGTTTGAGAACATACACACccacacatacacacacactTACCTTGCCTGGCATTTTGTGATTTGTTAGAAGTTTCTGAGTATAGGAGTCTAATATTAGTTCGAACTTTCAGTCCTTGTGTCTTCCAGTTTTGATAGTTTAACTTTATAAAAAGTCTTTGGTCCTTGCCACTTAATTTCAGCACTTCACTTAGAAAAGTCTCATGGTGACATCGTTATCAATTTATCGTCATCATCATGTAACATTTGTTAAGAGAGGTGCCAATCTGGGAAGTAAGTAACCAATGACACCATCCCACGCCCAAAATCCCCTATTTGGGAGTGTTTTCAAGTCGCATCTTTATTTTACAAGAACTTCGGGAAGAAATCCTCTTGAAactgtatttattattattattattattattattattattattattattttccttttatttcttTAGGATTTGCGTCATCTACGTTTTAAATAGTGTTTAATTGTTTCAAAGAATTTTCCCCACCTTCCAAATACCATTTCAAATTATCTTCTAGGTGAAGTTAATTAACTCAATTCCACCCATTTTAATAGTGATTCATGGAGAAACTTtatcttttcctctttctttagTTTTCATGTTTATTCAAGAACTTAATTTTCACAGTGCTACTCTGCACTTCATTCAAACAAAAGCTTCCTAACTTTAACAAATTGGCTCTAAGACCTTAAAACTCAGCTCAACCCTCCAAACACTCAATTTGAGTACCTATCCCTATTGGGACAAGAAATCTGTTGTGTAAGAGGGTGAACGGAAGAGTATAATTTTAACTTCTTTTTTGGATGATTATGAAGGGTAAGGAatgttattttgttttattaggATGTTCAAGAATTTTAAGGGCAGAAAAAATGGAGAATGATTTCATATCAGAAACTCGATCCTCACAGATTCCTCATGAGGATTAGGAGGAGATGTAGCAATTTTTCTGAGAGATAGTGTGTGTTTGAAAAATgattattattgatagaatttgaaattttgttatattttataaatattttatcaaatttgttatttttggtAATTCCCAttcatttttatgaaaaaaattgtttgttgAGAGAAGGATTAAACTATTCAAAAGaaatttttggaaaagaaaatataaaaagaaaggatCGTTTTTCTTTAGTTTAACAGTAGGTAGGGCAAAAGATTCAAATATTTGAAGAACATGTACATAAAATTAGATTATGTCACCATGGCAAAGTTATGaatttataagaaaaaagaattggAACAAAGAAACTATTACTCTCATATCTAATCAATATCTGGCATTTTTAAATAATGCatcaaagattaaaaaaattaatattaggAAAATGTCAAGCAGTCGAGGATGAGTTGTGTcaattaaaatttcaaactaataattaCATCAATTTAAACTCTAGTTAATTCATAACTATTTCACTTAGATTTCAATTATAGTCTAGTCATAATTATCTCAAAACTTTATCAAAGTAACAAGAAAGATTATCACATAAGAGAAAAATCGAATAATACAATAAACGAATACTCAATTTGTAAATTTTATGGGTGAGGGTGCTAATAAATCGTCTAAAGTGATTCCCTTGAAAATAATactaaaatttaattgatatgTATTTATTTTAGTACAACAATCGTGAAGAGGAAAGATCGAATTTTCAacttataaataatatattaatgtAAATTATCATTGAACTATGGTTAAGCTTAATTTGGTAAATGAATATAATTATTACCTTTGAAATGATAAAACTTAGGGTATTGACATTTTATTCCAATCCAAAATGTTATGAAGATCAGAAATAGTCAAAAGTGGATCTGCCCCAACCTAATCCTCAAATTAGGAAATTGGGATGGAAATTTGATTTAAAACACAATGGAAACAAAGTTTGGCTTTGAAGATAATGTtactttatatttaattttagtattatttttaaattgtgaTTAGTAGTAAGTGGTCAGGAGAAccaaattaattgattaataaTAATCACAATTGAAAACAGAAAGAAATCTAAACACAATTATGAGTATTGAAAGAACGATGTTGTGACACTTTATAAAGCAACACAAACAATGGAAAAAAACAATCACAGATCCAACCTAGTAACTAATATGATAACCCAGTTATCGTCCATCCTACAAACTTAGTATGCTGACTTGATACAACGATAATTGGTATGATATTATTCACTTTGGGTATATACTCTTATTACTTTGCTTTTGGTATGACTTTTTGAGAATAATTATCCTCACTTATATATCCCTAATTATCTTCTTACCTAATCGGTGTGGGACCGTGGGATTTTGGTCTCATTTCCAACAATCTTCCAAATAGAAACCTATCCAGCAACAGTTGAGAAGAATTCTACCGGCATGATTAATGATACCACCTTCTTAGGATAAAAAATCCTCCAAATATTTTCATGATGGTATGATATTGTTCACttcaaatatacaaattttgACTTTGTTTTTGGCATCACTTCAAAAGATTTCACACTAATGAAAATAATTGTCTTCGCTTATTTACATTTGAGCTTCCCCTTATCTAACTATGTGAGACTTTGGTCGATGTTACAAAAATTGTCAAATAACACAAGTCTAACAATATatcaattattataatattttaaatatatattccTACCACCATGTGATGCCACACCTTAAAAACAACACAAAGAACAACACTTAACTAAATATAAAAGCATAATTaaagaaggagagagagagagagagaacatacaattttttttattaaaaaatgttgtgccaatatttaaaataataatatcatattattcATAGACTTTTAAACCTATTCCTCTAAAAGACCAAAAAAGGTAATTTTCCTTTGGAGTTGGTACCATTTCCATTTTGCtttcattatatttaaaatatatacattATTGAATGAGATATTAATttatacattatatatatatatatatatatatatatatatatatatatatatattttgtgtGTTACCTTTTCATTCCTAAAACTTTCCATTTCATAAGCGACACACCATCATGAATACACATTGTAATGGGTCCCAATCTTTATAACTATTAGATGCAAACATATGGTCATAAACATAACATCCAAATGGAACAAATTTTGGGGAAAATAATTGGGTTTGTTTTATATAATGTGAACTAAAACTTGAAATTCAGCGTCGCTTTTTTACCATTCATGTGGCTCAATTACTTTAATATCACTCGATAATGAGATTGAGATTTTCTCAAATCAAAATTATTTGGTAATTAAAGAAGTAattcatatattttataaagattaCGATGGTTTCTATCTTTTTTGGGtgaattatttaatttttttttgttctttctcaTATGAGAGATAAAATTAGACCAAACAAAAATATGACCATTACGGACATTGAAAAGTAACACAAAAGCTTTTAATATTGAAGAAGGAACAAATACATAAGGTAACGCATCCGCTAATCTTGCTTATAACCATTAAATGCAACGAAATGGTTGTAAACATAAGATTGAAAAGGATCAAATTTTGTGGTTAACAATCGGTTTTGTTCTGGGCAATGTCAATGACAAATCGGTATCGAACATCGTTTTGGATAAGGCGTTCCATTGCATGGTTGATGTGTTGTGGCTTAATCACTTCAATATCACTTGTAATGTTGTACTTCCCACACAGATTCATCATCTCTTGTGTCTCTTGTATTCCACCGATTATGCTTCCCTTCACTGTCCTCTTCCCTGCCATTTTTTCAAGGTTTTTTTAGCCTCAATTTTTAATACTTATCTTCCTACTTTCGATAGGAAAAATCATTTAAGTAAAATCAGTAAAAATCTCAAACGCTCACTCCCAATTACTATTTCAAAAGTTTCTTCCTAATTTGTCAAATTCGAAAGTTAATAGTGATAGTAGTCATAGTTGTCATCCGTACTAATAGCTTTCAGAACTGATAGTTATCATTAATAATagcttttaatttgagaaatatgttATTAGTTGGTCATTGAGCATTGATAAGAACTATCTTTGATAGCATCTACCAACGATAAAATTTGATATTAATTTGACTAACAGACTAATCAatatttgctatttttacaaatataattatatccTTATgtcatatttttaatttatttttttaaattgtgcTATTTGATataacttttcttttcaatatagACAAAAAACTTTAAGTCGATTAGAGAGCATTGTCATTTTTCTCCCTAAAGTTCGAAGATTTGATCCTATACCTTAAATAATAAAAGTTGTTAAATTACCAGTTCAGTTAGTGAACTTAGAAGTTTATGTTTATTTGTTCCATAAAACTTagaattttcaatttttgtcGAATAGTTACTTGATCCCTTagatataatttttaaaaagtatcGATTTAATCAACTAAAAATTGAAAGGGTAGAATTTCTTTACACAAAATCCAATATTGTATCCGATAAACTAACCAATTTGTAAAAAGTTCTAATACTATGTAAGAGGCCAAGATACAAAATAAACATTCAACCATCTATTAGACAATTTTAAAACTTCAAAACCTATCCAGGCACAAATGTCAAAATTTTGGAGCTAGAACTTGtaatttgacaaaaaaaaagaaaggaacaaTACTTGAGTGCATTTCATTCGAAAAAATTTATAGTATCGTATTATTTTCATtgattatttgatttattaattTACTTAATACTCAATCTATTCATGTTCATGTCACACTCTCACACGAAcgtaaaaataattaatatttgagaAGATGTTACTTTGATAATTTAATAAGATGCAAAAACAAAATAAGTGAATTCCAAAAAAGGCAGTGTTCCTATTTCCAAAAGAAAGTATATATTAAGAAGAGATGTAAGTTAAAAATATTTAGGAAAACCTATTTTAAGTATTGAAAACTGCGTTGACCGTTGACTCAGATTGTAGAAAGTAGAAAGTTTGGAATTTAGTAATAGTTACCAAatattaaaggaaaagaaggCAATTGAATGGGCTTGTCTGGAGCTCCCACAATTGACAATGTCCCATTCACTTTTAGCAGCTCCAAGATTGGTCCAATGCAATGCTGTGCTGACACTGTGTCCAATATAAAATCAAGCGTCCTCTTGTAATTCTATCATTaacaacaaacaaacaaaacccATCACTTATTTTATCATCACAATCATTCATAACTGCAACAATCATCATATTCAAGAACACAAACTAACCTGCATTTGTTGAGAATCTTTACTGACTATGAACTCGTCAGCCCCAAGTCTTTTTTTGGCTTCTTGTTCCTTTGAAGCAGAGGTACTGATCACTGTCACATGGTGCCCAAACGCCTTTGCAAATTTTACTGCTAAATGGCCTAGCCCTCCGAGCCCCACCACTCCCACTTTCTTCCCCGGCGAATCAATCAGACCGAGGTCTTTCATCGGGGTAAACACGGTTATTCCCGCACATAGCAACGGCGCCGCTGCGTCCATTGGTAGGCTCTCCGGTATGTGCACAACGTACCTGTTATTATTGTTTACATTTAGACATTTCACAAACACGTTGCCTACGAGAAAAATGGGTTTTGTTTATATGTAAAATGAACTCACCTTTGATCTGAAACAAACATTTTGGAGTATCCCCCGTATGTTATGCTGCCATCCCAGAAGATTCCGTTGTACGTGAACTGTAAATTTTCACAGTAATTCTCTTGGGAATCTTGGCAGAATTCACAGTTCAAACATGTAGCGGCTATACATCCAACACCCACTTTGTCTCCTATTTTGAACTTCTTCACGTTGTTTCCTACTTTCGTGATCACCCCTGTCATCTCATGCCTGAACATGAAGCATAACATATAGAATATCAAATTTTGAGTTGTTTAATCTTTATTAGGATCTTAATTTAAGTGGGTGTTGTAGTCAATTTAATCTCTCACTCATGGACAGATCGGAAGGATAGTGGTAAAGATTTTGCTCTTCCTTGAGAAATGACATTAATAAACTCAAGTTCAAAGTAATAGAGCAAGTGtttgagaaaatgaagaaaaagaaaaagaaaaagaaaaaaaaaaacagagggTGTACTGTAGTAGTAGTACCCGGGAACCACAGGATACATGGTGATGCCCCATTCATTTTTAGCGTAGTGAATATCGGTATGGCATATTCCACAGTACAAAATCTCTATGGTCACATCGTCAGGGCCGTTTTCTCTGCAGAACTTGATCAGATCAGACAACAATTCAAAAAGAGAGACAAACAGAtatcagaaagaaaaaaaataataaaaaagctCACCTCCGTTTGAAAGTATACGGAGTGATCTTGCCGGAAGAATCATGGGCTGCCCAACCGGAGACTGTCTGAGTGTGATTGGAAGTGGTTTGAGCCATTGAAATTcaacgagagagagagagagagagagagagagagagagagagagagagagagagagagagagagaattgaaAATGGTGGATGAAGATGAAACAGAGTACCCTCCATATTTAAAGCCGTCCAACGGCAACCACGAAGTTGGTTAGAAATAAGTGTGAATTTTACCTAAAAAGAGAAAACTCGGAGGCCCCACTTCtctaatttaaataaaatgttttttttttctttttatataattttgtttatatttatgaatatttCCATTAAATATTCATAATTTCACACACTAAGTtataataaaaagaatttaTGGTTAATTGGTCAATGTCTCAAGCAGTTCTTTAAATTTctaagttgtttctttttctaatgATTTATAAATTTAGTTGTTTAAATCTAAAGGAACTTGGCTTTGTATGTATACATTCTCATTAATGTTTTAATTTAggtatttattttaaaacatgtGTGGAGCAGGAGTACAAACCtataattttgagataaaagtatatatatatatatatatatatatatatatatatatatatatatatatatatatatatatatgacaatTATCACTTACTTGTATAATAAGATTTTGATTTATAAAGTGTTGGACTTGAGCTTAGTATAGATAATTTTGTGGTGGTAAATGGTACTTGTTGAGTATGATGAGTTTCACGTGTCTCTCACCCATTGGACATCCTTTAATACttcaataaattataaaataaaaatttaaatgacgAAATTTTGGAGGTTCCATCCCCACCTTTCAATTATAATAAATCTTAAGGgtaaaataataacattttattactaaactaaattgaaacaaaaacaaaaaattaaagaccAAATGTGACATTTTAAAAGAGTGAGATTAGATAAAAACTAGATGTAAAATGTAGGgactaaaataatataatattatataatccCAATAAAATGTAGGTCCTACCatgaaataattaataatttaattatagagTAGAAATTCATTGTTCCAATTATGTTTGATTATTACGTGAGATCTATATCGCTCTTTTCTACTAACTTTCTACAATTTATCCTACAAATTTGTAATTACGATGCCAATCAAATTGTAGCAACCACAATCAAATGAATTTCATTCCTTTATGTAATTAAAGCCTATTGATATATGAATGTAAACTTATTACGCCTATCTTAATTTTCATTAGGGAAATTGCATcatatgacaattttttttaaaaaaatagtctatagcaattttttttttgcatattgcgaatatgatagatatgacaagtaattaatgatatcatAGGGTTATCTGAAGGttatccgcttttaaatttgctacttttacaattttttaatgaCATGAGTtatattatcataattttttgctatttttgcaagcacgtttttttattattatagaTTATTAGATGTGGCTTTAAGTTTGGGGCTtgcaaaaatatcaaaaaaaattattgtaaaactCTGGTCCTAAAGAATTTTTCCAAGTCTTTTAAGGACCTTAAGAGATGATTACAAGTTGAGTTTAGtggtttgtttttttctaaaaaagagtTAGCTTGACAGTTATTAAACTCGAATCATACAACCTTTTAAGAAAAGGGATTAGTTACAAGTGACAATTAAGAATTATAATTCAAGTGACATAAAAGTACATCATCGTATGAATGTTATAGTTGAGTGTCATGGAAATGAAAAGAAGGAAGGATTTACAAAGAAAGGAGTTGGTGGCAAAGTTAGGGCACGTCAAGACAAAGAGGTTTTGTTGGTATTAAGCATGAGATGGTTAACATGCAAGGCCTTTGACTCATGCAAGGATGAAGTTAGTAGGAGGTGTAAAAGGGCTAAGTAGGTGGTGTCAAGTGATGGTCATGCAAGTATGAGGGTGTCATCGTCAAGGCATGCAAGAACTACTATATATAAGGAAACTTTGGAGAATGAATGCTATTTAACTACTCGTGTCATTTACTTGTTTCCACTTGAAAAACCTCTTAAATAAGGAGACGTTGAAAGAAGGATTCTGGCTGAGAACCCAGTTTCTAGGCATGACATAGGTAGGCCAAGCAACAAGGCCACAAGATGGGGGGCCATATGTGCGACGACCAAGTGCGGGGCATCCAGCGTGCGAAGCTTAAGGAACTCAGGACTGAGTGTCTTTGGCGATTAGACGCGTCAAGGATGCTCAAGTTACACCGCATTTCACATACCAAGCAAGAGCGTGTGCGGGGCGGGGTGTGACAACACTTTTCTTCAGGATCGAAGTTTACCTCCTAGGAACAGGGATTAGCGACGCCAGGTAGATACTTGGGATTCGAGCAGGAAAAACAAGGATTTAAGTTACTGTTTCCTAAAAGTTTTAATAAGTTAAACTATTGATGTTATTGTTTATGTTACCGTTTCAAAGCTTTGTGAATTATTGTTTAAAAAGGTTgatgaaaagttatttagaaaaCCTATCACTCACTTGGCTCGTTTAGCTCACACTCTTCAAAATATTTTCCCACTTTCCAGGTAAAGATCGTGCTCTCGAAGCCTGAATTGCTGCTATCTGTCTGCTGAAGGATTTTGTCTTATTGTTGTATGTGTCTTGTTGTTTTAAACCTATGCTTAGTTAGTCTTTTAATGGTATCATACTTAGAGAGTTGGAATTGGAGTTTGTTTCTATGTCACTACAAGAGACGGCGGTACTCCTGACGCCAAAAaacgtcggcgaaaatgaaaaatacgtcgggaaaggatatgcCGACGTACATCACgacgtcgggaagaacgtcgggaataccTCTTTCCCGATGCACCTCGCGGCGTCAGGAATGCctcttttccgacgtttttttcccgacgtttcattgcgtcgggaattccttttttttatatatattttttaatatttcatttctattttttttccttaaaatatttttctcaaacattcacaacgatgttcggattgctcaaatattttttccaacgttttggattaaattaaaacaaattgaatataaattaaaataaattaagaaatatacaaacacaaattaaaaaaaaagaattaaaattaataatacgaataagttcactacaaaaaatatagttctcataatagaagaaaacacaaacataagaaaaagtctcccaacgaggtgcgtatgcacgtcattctacaccttcggtcctaaaaatgatataaaaataactaaggttagtacataatcatatattgcaaaatcttaagaataatagagacgaCGGCGAAACAACGGCGGAACGGCGCGACGGAAACGGTTCGATCtcctttcttttcccctctcggCTTCGACGATCTCCTCCTCTCTTTTTCCTTCTTGGTTTCAGTTTTGTATAGTACAGAACtgaaaagattaaaaaaaagaattcctGACGCTCATTAAACAGTTTTTCCGATGCCgcacagtgcgtcgggaaatc encodes:
- the LOC103503861 gene encoding probable cinnamyl alcohol dehydrogenase 6; protein product: MAQTTSNHTQTVSGWAAHDSSGKITPYTFKRRENGPDDVTIEILYCGICHTDIHYAKNEWGITMYPVVPGHEMTGVITKVGNNVKKFKIGDKVGVGCIAATCLNCEFCQDSQENYCENLQFTYNGIFWDGSITYGGYSKMFVSDQRYVVHIPESLPMDAAAPLLCAGITVFTPMKDLGLIDSPGKKVGVVGLGGLGHLAVKFAKAFGHHVTVISTSASKEQEAKKRLGADEFIVSKDSQQMQNYKRTLDFILDTVSAQHCIGPILELLKVNGTLSIVGAPDKPIQLPSFPLIFGKRTVKGSIIGGIQETQEMMNLCGKYNITSDIEVIKPQHINHAMERLIQNDVRYRFVIDIAQNKTDC